DNA from Thiovulum sp. ES:
AAGCGAAAACACTATATCCTCCTACCTAAGGGATATACGAGATTTGGTCGAGTTTTCCAGAGCTTTAAAAAAGTCCGTTCTCGAGCTTGATAGAGGGGATCTCAGGTTCTTTGTTCCCTTCTTGCAGAAGAGGGATCTAAGCCCGTCCACGATAAACAGAAAAATATCCTCCATTAAAACCTACTTCAGGTTCCTGATGAAGAGGGGATACATCCTTGAGGATCCGCTTAAGGTCGTGCAGAGGCCCAAAATCCCGAGCAGGATACCAAGACCCCTAGATGCGGAAAAGATCTTGTACGTTCTAACATCCTGGAAGGCCGAAAAGGATGAGGAGATTTTGGCAAAGGATATTATAACCGTCCTTTACTCGACGGGATTAAGGGTGAGCGAGCTTTTGTCGTTGAAGGGGAAAGACGTAGACCTTTCAAACATGATCTTGAGGGTTA
Protein-coding regions in this window:
- a CDS encoding site-specific recombinase XerD (PFAM: Phage integrase, N-terminal SAM-like domain; Phage integrase family), giving the protein MIPYEDEFIKHLISSGKSENTISSYLRDIRDLVEFSRALKKSVLELDRGDLRFFVPFLQKRDLSPSTINRKISSIKTYFRFLMKRGYILEDPLKVVQRPKIPSRIPRPLDAEKILYVLTSWKAEKDEEILAKDIITVLYSTGLRVSELLSLKGKDVDLSNMILRV